A window of the Agrococcus jejuensis genome harbors these coding sequences:
- the carB gene encoding carbamoyl-phosphate synthase large subunit — MPKRDDISSVLVIGSGPIVIGQAAEFDYSGTQACRVLREDGIRVILVNSNPATIMTDPDFADATYIEPITPEVLETIIVKERPDAILPTLGGQTALNAAIELHEQGILERHGVELIGAKVDAIHRAEDRQLFKQLVLDIGGDVASSVIAKTVDEAIAFADQYGYPVVVRPSFTMGGLGSGFAHDEPELRRIVADGLHSSTIGEVLLEESILGWKEYELELMRDTADNTVVICSIENVDPVGVHTGDSITVAPALTLTDREYQELRDIGIRIIRAVGVDTGGCNVQFAVDPKTGRVIVIEMNPRVSRSSALASKATGFPIAKIAAKLAIGYRLDEIPNDITKVTPASFEPTLDYVVVKVPRFTFEKFPAADPTLTTTMKSVGEAMAMGRTYTQALQKALRSQERRGATFHWQGEPGDKAALLEASRTPTDGRIVTLQQAIRAGATIEEAFDATAIDPWFLDQLVLIEEVAAEIREAAELDEDILRHAKEHGFSDVQIGELRGLDEEQVREARWALGLRPVFKTVDTCAGEFPAETPYHYSSYDQETEVAPSDRRKVVILGSGPNRIGQGIEFDYSCVHASFALRDAGFETIMVNCNPETVSTDYDTSDRLYFEPLTLEDVLEVIHAESHSGELVGVIVQLGGQTPLGLARGLEAAGIPILGTQPDAIDRAEERGLFQEILDAAGLVAPRNATATTEEAALEAAERIGYPVLVRPSFVLGGRGMEIVYDRESLHGYFERMADTAIIGPGKPLLVDHFLDDAVEIDVDAIFDGTDLYVGGILEHIEEAGIHSGDSSCTLPPIGLGRSQIDEVRDATLAIARGLDVRGPINVQFAISAGRLHVIEANPRASRTVPFVAKALGSPIAKANALVMAGRTIAELLAEGFLPEQDGSRLPLDAPVAVKEAVLPFRRFRTRDGELVDSLLGPEMRSTGEVMGIDRDFPRAFAKSQVAAYGGLPTSGTVFVSVSDRDKRQAVLPIHRLRQLGFRVLATEGTAEILIRNGIEVETIAKHNEVGVEASIVGAIHRGEVDIVINTPTGPAARLDGYEIRAATVGADKALFTTVSQLGAAVAAIEAARAPFDVTSLQEYHARRTA; from the coding sequence ATGCCCAAGCGCGACGACATCTCGTCGGTCCTCGTGATCGGCTCCGGCCCCATCGTCATCGGCCAGGCGGCGGAGTTCGACTACTCCGGCACCCAGGCCTGTCGCGTGCTGCGCGAGGACGGCATCCGCGTCATCCTCGTCAACTCGAACCCGGCGACGATCATGACCGACCCGGACTTCGCCGACGCCACGTACATCGAGCCCATCACGCCCGAGGTGCTCGAGACGATCATCGTCAAGGAGCGCCCCGACGCGATCCTGCCGACGCTCGGCGGCCAGACGGCGCTCAACGCCGCGATCGAGCTGCACGAGCAGGGCATCCTCGAGCGCCACGGCGTCGAGCTCATCGGTGCGAAGGTCGACGCGATCCACCGTGCCGAGGACCGCCAGCTGTTCAAGCAGCTCGTGCTCGACATCGGCGGCGACGTCGCCTCGTCGGTCATCGCGAAGACCGTCGACGAGGCCATCGCGTTCGCCGACCAGTACGGCTACCCGGTCGTCGTGCGCCCGTCGTTCACGATGGGCGGCCTCGGCTCGGGCTTCGCGCACGACGAGCCCGAGCTGCGGCGCATCGTCGCCGACGGCCTCCACTCGTCGACGATCGGCGAGGTGCTGCTCGAGGAGTCGATCCTCGGGTGGAAGGAGTACGAGCTCGAGCTCATGCGCGACACGGCCGACAACACGGTCGTGATCTGCTCGATCGAGAACGTCGACCCCGTCGGCGTCCACACGGGCGACTCGATCACGGTCGCGCCCGCCCTCACGCTCACGGACCGTGAGTACCAGGAGCTGCGCGACATCGGCATCCGCATCATCCGCGCCGTCGGCGTCGACACGGGCGGCTGCAACGTGCAGTTCGCCGTCGACCCGAAGACGGGCCGCGTCATCGTCATCGAGATGAACCCGCGCGTGTCGCGCTCGAGCGCGCTCGCGTCGAAGGCGACGGGCTTCCCGATCGCGAAGATCGCCGCGAAGCTCGCGATCGGCTACCGCCTCGACGAGATCCCCAACGACATCACGAAGGTGACGCCGGCCTCGTTCGAGCCCACGCTCGACTACGTCGTCGTGAAGGTGCCGCGGTTCACGTTCGAGAAGTTCCCCGCCGCCGACCCCACGCTCACGACGACCATGAAGTCCGTCGGCGAGGCCATGGCCATGGGCCGCACGTACACGCAGGCGCTGCAGAAGGCGCTCCGCTCGCAGGAGCGCCGCGGCGCGACGTTCCACTGGCAGGGCGAGCCCGGCGACAAGGCTGCGCTGCTCGAGGCGTCGCGCACGCCGACCGACGGTCGCATCGTGACGCTGCAGCAGGCGATCCGCGCGGGCGCGACGATCGAGGAGGCGTTCGACGCCACCGCGATCGACCCGTGGTTCCTCGACCAGCTCGTGCTCATCGAGGAGGTCGCTGCCGAGATCCGCGAGGCTGCCGAGCTCGACGAGGACATCCTGCGCCACGCGAAGGAGCACGGCTTCTCCGACGTGCAGATCGGCGAGCTGCGCGGCCTCGACGAGGAGCAGGTGCGCGAGGCGCGCTGGGCGCTCGGCCTGCGCCCCGTGTTCAAGACCGTCGACACGTGCGCGGGCGAGTTCCCCGCCGAGACGCCGTACCACTACTCGTCGTACGACCAGGAGACCGAGGTCGCCCCGTCGGACCGTCGCAAGGTCGTCATCCTCGGCTCGGGCCCGAACCGCATCGGCCAGGGCATCGAGTTCGACTACTCGTGCGTGCACGCGTCGTTCGCGCTGCGCGACGCCGGGTTCGAGACGATCATGGTCAACTGCAACCCCGAGACGGTCTCGACCGACTACGACACGAGCGACCGGCTCTACTTCGAGCCGCTGACGCTCGAGGACGTGCTCGAGGTCATCCACGCCGAGTCGCATTCCGGCGAGCTCGTGGGCGTCATCGTGCAGCTCGGCGGCCAGACGCCGCTGGGCCTCGCGCGCGGCCTCGAGGCTGCCGGCATCCCGATCCTCGGCACGCAGCCCGACGCGATCGACCGCGCCGAGGAGCGCGGCCTGTTCCAGGAGATCCTCGACGCCGCCGGCCTCGTCGCCCCCCGCAACGCGACGGCGACGACCGAGGAGGCGGCCCTCGAGGCGGCCGAGCGCATCGGCTACCCCGTGCTCGTGCGCCCGTCGTTCGTGCTCGGCGGCCGCGGCATGGAGATCGTCTACGACCGCGAGAGCCTGCACGGCTACTTCGAGCGCATGGCCGACACGGCCATCATCGGTCCCGGCAAGCCGCTGCTCGTCGACCACTTCCTCGACGACGCCGTGGAGATCGACGTCGACGCCATCTTCGACGGCACCGACCTGTACGTCGGCGGCATCCTCGAGCACATCGAGGAGGCGGGCATCCACTCGGGCGACTCGTCGTGCACGCTGCCGCCCATCGGCCTCGGCCGCTCGCAGATCGACGAGGTGCGGGATGCGACGCTCGCGATCGCTCGCGGGCTCGACGTGCGCGGTCCGATCAACGTGCAGTTCGCGATCTCCGCGGGCCGCCTCCACGTCATCGAGGCGAACCCGCGCGCGAGCCGCACGGTGCCGTTCGTCGCGAAGGCGCTCGGCTCGCCCATCGCGAAGGCCAACGCCCTCGTGATGGCGGGCCGCACGATCGCCGAGCTGCTCGCGGAGGGCTTCCTGCCCGAGCAGGACGGCTCGCGCCTGCCGCTCGATGCGCCGGTCGCGGTCAAGGAGGCCGTGCTGCCGTTCCGCCGCTTCCGCACGCGCGACGGCGAGCTCGTCGACAGCCTGCTCGGCCCCGAGATGCGCTCGACGGGCGAGGTCATGGGCATCGACCGCGACTTCCCGCGCGCGTTCGCGAAGAGCCAGGTCGCCGCGTACGGCGGGCTGCCGACGTCGGGCACCGTGTTCGTGTCGGTGTCCGACCGCGACAAGCGCCAGGCCGTGCTGCCCATCCACCGCCTGCGGCAGCTCGGCTTCCGCGTGCTCGCCACCGAGGGCACCGCCGAGATCCTCATCCGCAACGGCATCGAGGTCGAGACGATCGCGAAGCACAACGAGGTCGGCGTCGAGGCGTCGATCGTCGGCGCGATCCACCGCGGCGAGGTCGACATCGTCATCAACACCCCCACGGGTCCCGCGGCGCGTCTCGACGGCTACGAGATCCGCGCGGCGACCGTCGGCGCCGACAAGGCGCTCTTCACGACGGTGTCGCAGCTCGGCGCGGCCGTCGCGGCGATCGAGGCGGCGCGCGCGCCGTTCGACGTCACGAGCCTGCAGGAGTACCACGCCAGGAGGACGGCATGA